One genomic segment of Methylocystis sp. SC2 includes these proteins:
- a CDS encoding 3'-5' exonuclease — protein sequence MNIMLDLETLSSRPDACIVAIGAATFSDDGSNQDNAFLPRRKFYVAVDPQSSQDEGGCITARTVQWWAKQSDAARAALNDEFAVGIGEALRRFATHCSLFSEPKVWGNGASFDNVVLRQAYERLGMEAPWTFRNERCYRTLKNLRPDIAFEPFGTAHNALDDAIAQARHAERILAALRGAQP from the coding sequence ATGAACATCATGCTGGATCTCGAAACCCTATCCTCGCGGCCAGACGCCTGCATTGTCGCGATCGGCGCGGCGACGTTTTCAGACGACGGTTCCAATCAGGATAATGCATTTCTTCCGCGCCGAAAATTCTACGTCGCCGTTGATCCGCAAAGCTCGCAGGACGAAGGCGGATGCATCACCGCGCGCACGGTGCAATGGTGGGCGAAGCAATCGGATGCTGCGCGGGCGGCGCTTAATGATGAATTTGCGGTTGGCATCGGCGAAGCCTTGCGGCGTTTCGCAACCCATTGCTCGCTTTTCAGCGAACCAAAGGTCTGGGGCAATGGCGCAAGCTTCGATAATGTCGTGCTGCGCCAAGCCTACGAACGGCTCGGCATGGAAGCGCCCTGGACCTTCCGCAACGAGCGCTGCTACCGCACCTTAAAGAACCTACGTCCCGACATTGCGTTCGAGCCGTTCGGAACCGCGCACAACGCGCTCGACGACGCGATCGCCCAGGCGCGCCACGCCGAGCGCATCCTTGCAGCGCTTCGAGGAGCGCAGCCATGA
- a CDS encoding ParB N-terminal domain-containing protein: protein MTIEPTAQIVAVSLDRIIRLSPLNPRQDMESDVTDLAAMIAARGQQSPIKLRPCPEDPHSYEVLDGGRRWRALRALAAAGDERDALATRVEGDEIEAREVALMLSVSPKPLHPVEEYESFARLEESGASVEQIATHFGQDARHVRQRLALGRLSPRVRGLWRLGEIDREQAIAFTAGPIEAQEALLDTLAGQPNYEWGAVGIRRKLRGETLSNSGPEGKFLLADKTRVEAYVAAGGRIEENLFEDEIVIRDPAIAHRIVNDALRAEAARVQSEEGWGAALIEGENDYDGDEPEPDFSVAEEARLEEINKETHGADPMRAREMHDEQEMIYRDALLRMIEREERAQYAIVADLDHYGRVRFTRGLPIPEPETEAGEGGDEIEGDSLPSDGEGGEPSEPGGVSAKAEAAIPDPLAEPGRALRGVIDAAVTQALRDVTRRRGDIALMLAVAALGCQYGAEVVKLNTRAFGAPEEPVDSLLAEIAGARFDAALKICAGAPTCDLSVALFRLIAAAIDTREARFETIGAICAAVRARGGDLKGAFDVALDRRDFFETAPKSVTLGCVTGLIGAGEAGRVKTMKKGALGDYVARLSNDKGHLPAPFADWAAARELPDAGVDAIHVGGETTLAAAMSAAIADDEAHPPAPAKKARAARKGKADAP, encoded by the coding sequence ATGACCATCGAACCCACCGCACAGATCGTCGCCGTTTCGCTCGACCGCATCATTCGTCTTTCGCCGCTCAACCCGCGCCAGGACATGGAGAGCGACGTCACCGATCTCGCCGCGATGATCGCCGCCCGCGGCCAGCAATCGCCGATCAAGTTGCGCCCTTGCCCCGAGGATCCGCACAGCTACGAAGTGCTCGACGGCGGTCGGCGCTGGCGTGCCCTACGCGCGCTCGCCGCGGCAGGTGATGAGCGCGACGCGCTGGCGACGCGCGTCGAAGGCGACGAGATCGAAGCGCGCGAGGTCGCGCTGATGCTGAGCGTCTCGCCGAAGCCGCTGCATCCTGTCGAGGAATATGAAAGCTTCGCCCGTCTCGAGGAATCGGGCGCAAGCGTTGAGCAGATCGCCACGCATTTCGGCCAGGACGCGCGCCACGTCCGGCAGCGCCTGGCGCTGGGCCGATTGAGCCCGCGCGTGCGCGGCCTGTGGCGTCTGGGCGAGATCGATCGCGAGCAGGCCATCGCCTTCACCGCCGGACCGATCGAGGCGCAGGAGGCGCTGCTCGACACGCTTGCCGGCCAGCCGAACTATGAATGGGGCGCGGTCGGCATCCGCCGCAAGCTGCGCGGCGAGACGCTGTCGAACAGCGGCCCCGAGGGCAAGTTCCTGCTCGCCGACAAGACGCGCGTCGAAGCCTATGTCGCCGCCGGCGGGCGCATCGAGGAGAACCTCTTCGAAGACGAGATCGTCATCCGCGACCCGGCGATCGCGCATCGGATCGTCAATGACGCGCTGCGCGCCGAAGCCGCGCGCGTCCAGTCCGAAGAGGGTTGGGGCGCGGCGCTGATCGAGGGTGAGAACGATTACGACGGCGATGAGCCGGAGCCCGACTTTTCCGTCGCCGAGGAAGCGCGGCTTGAGGAAATCAACAAAGAGACGCACGGCGCCGATCCCATGCGTGCGCGTGAGATGCACGACGAACAGGAGATGATTTATCGCGACGCGCTGCTGCGCATGATCGAACGCGAAGAGCGTGCGCAATATGCCATCGTGGCCGATCTCGATCATTATGGCCGGGTCCGTTTCACGCGCGGCCTGCCGATCCCCGAACCGGAGACGGAAGCCGGCGAAGGCGGTGACGAAATCGAAGGCGATTCCCTCCCCTCTGACGGGGAGGGTGGCGAGCCGAGCGAGCCGGGTGGGGTGAGCGCCAAGGCCGAAGCGGCGATCCCCGACCCGCTCGCCGAGCCCGGCAGAGCGCTGCGCGGCGTCATCGACGCGGCGGTGACGCAGGCGCTGCGCGACGTGACGCGTCGGCGCGGCGACATCGCGCTGATGCTCGCCGTCGCGGCGCTCGGCTGTCAGTATGGCGCCGAGGTCGTCAAGCTGAACACGCGAGCCTTCGGCGCGCCGGAGGAGCCGGTCGACAGCCTTCTGGCCGAAATCGCTGGCGCGCGTTTCGACGCGGCCCTCAAGATCTGCGCGGGCGCGCCGACCTGCGATCTTTCCGTCGCGCTGTTTCGTCTCATCGCCGCCGCGATCGACACGCGCGAGGCGCGGTTCGAGACGATCGGCGCGATCTGCGCCGCGGTGCGGGCGCGCGGCGGCGATCTCAAAGGCGCGTTCGACGTCGCGCTCGACCGGCGCGATTTCTTCGAGACCGCGCCGAAATCCGTCACGCTCGGCTGCGTCACGGGGCTGATCGGCGCGGGCGAAGCCGGTCGCGTCAAGACGATGAAGAAGGGCGCGCTCGGCGACTATGTCGCGCGCCTGTCCAATGACAAAGGCCATCTGCCCGCGCCCTTCGCCGATTGGGCCGCGGCGCGGGAACTGCCCGACGCCGGCGTCGACGCGATCCACGTCGGTGGCGAGACGACGCTCGCGGCGGCCATGTCCGCGGCGATCGCGGACGACGAAGCGCACCCGCCGGCGCCAGCGAAGAAGGCGCGCGCCGCGCGCAAGGGAAAGGCCGACGCGCCATGA